In Vicugna pacos chromosome 10, VicPac4, whole genome shotgun sequence, the following proteins share a genomic window:
- the LOC102540957 gene encoding olfactory receptor 52E8-like codes for MGEVGNTSTFNISYTNFFLVGFPGLRDWRLLLVLPLTFLYMTIISANALVIHTVVAQRSLHQPMYLLIALLLAVNICAATAVVPKMLEGFVHYANPISLRGCLAQMFFIYFTLLLDYNLLLAMALDRYMAICHPLRYSDLMTSRLLGVLAFLALARSLGVAVPLVVLTSQAQFCRTAVIRHFTCEYIALLSIACGDLTFNNRLGLAMRLVTVTFDLALLGTSYTHIIYAAFRISSGGARAKALHTCGSHLLVILTIYLSGLSTSIVFRVAKTVSQDVQNLLSAIYLLLPGALNPVIYGVRTREIRQHVEKMLCGKELAQDIREKPKRLQNMRVKGKLPG; via the coding sequence ATGGGTGAGGTTGGAAATACCAGCACTTTCAACATCTCCTACACTAACTTCTTCCTGGTGGGCTTCCCTGGATTGCGAGACTGGAGGCTCCTCCTGGTCCTGCCTCTTACCTTCCTCTACATGACCATCATCTCTGCCAATGCCCTGGTCATCCATACGGTGGTGGCCCAGCGGAGCCTGCACCAGCCCATGTACCTGCTCATCGCCCTGCTCCTGGCTGTCAACATCTGTGCTGCTACAGCAGTGGTGCCCAAAATGCTGGAGGGCTTTGTGCATTATGCTAACCCCATATCACTGCGTGGCTGCCTGGCCCAGATGTTCTTTATCTACTTTACCCTCCTCCTGGACTACAATCTTCTGCTGGCCATGGCCCTAGACCGCTACATGGCCATCTGCCACCCACTCCGCTATAGTGACCTGATGACCTCCCGCCTGCTGGGTGTGCTGGCCTTTTTGGCCCTGGCACGGAGCCTGGGAGTGGCAGTGCCCTTGGTGGTGCTAACTTCACAAGCTCAATTCTGCCGGACAGCAGTTATCCGACACTTTACCTGTGAGTATATTGCATTGCTAAGCATAGCTTGTGGAGACTTGACCTTCAACAACCGGTTGGGGCTGGCCATGCGGTTGGTCACCGTGACCTTTGATTTAGCCCTGCTGGGGACCTCCTACACCCACATCATCTATGCAGCCTTCCGGATATCTTCTGGGGGAGCCCGAGCCAAGGCCTTGCACACCTGTGGCTCCCACTTACTGGTCATCCTCACCATCTACCTCTCTGGTCTCTCCACTTCCATCGTTTTCCGAGTAGCCAAGACTGTGTCTCAGGATGTCCAGAACCTGCTCAGTGCCATCTACTTGCTGCTCCCAGGAGCCTTGAATCCTGTCATTTACGGGGTGAGGACCAGAGAGATCCGGCAACATGTAGAAAAGATGCTCTGTGGAAAGGAATTAGCCCAGGATATTAGGGAGAAGCCAAAGAGGCTGCAGAATATGAGGGTGAAGGGGAAATTGCCCGGGTGA
- the LOC102541203 gene encoding olfactory receptor 52K1-like: MSGWSNGSSNVSYTSFLLLGFPGLKESRALLVLPFLSLYLVIVSANALVIHTVVAQRSLHQPMYLLIALLLAVNICAATTVVPAMLFSFCRHFNRISLARCLVQMFCIYFLIVFDCNILLVMALDRFVAICYPLRYPEIVTDQLLAGLVGVAAARSTCIVAPVVGLASRVHFCHSDVLHHFACEHMALMKLSCGDISLNKTVGLTVHIFNKVLDMLLLGASYSRIIHAAFRISSGRARSKALNTCGSHLLVIFTVCSSTMSSSIVYCMARTASQDMHNLLSAFYLLLPCLVNPIVYGARIKEIRQHLATLVQRAQLRVPTEKPQSLPSHREHPA; the protein is encoded by the coding sequence ATGTCAGGGTGGAGCAATGGCAGCTCCAACGTGTCCTACACCAGCTTCCTCCTGCTGGGCTTCCCAGGGCTGAAGGAATCCCGAGCCCTCTTGGTGCTGCCCTTCCTCAGCCTCTACCTGGTGATTGTCTCCGCCAATGCCCTGGTCATCCACACGGTGGTGGCCCAGAGGAGCCTGCACCAGCCCATGTACCTACTCATCGCCCTGCTCCTGGCTGTCAACATCTGTGCTGCCACCACCGTGGTGCCCGCCATGCTGTTCAGCttctgcaggcacttcaaccgcATCTCCCTGGCTCGTTGTCTGGTCCAGATGTTCTGTATCTACTTCCTCATTGTCTTTGACTGCAACATCCTCCTGGTCATGGCACTGGACCGCTTTGTTGCCATCTGCTACCCTCTCCGCTACCCAGAGATAGTGACAGACCAGTTGCTGGCTGGCTTGGTAGGGGTGGCAGCTGCCAGAAGCACTTGCATCGTTGCTCCAGTGGTAGGGTTGGCCTCCCGGGTTCACTTCTGCCACTCAGATGTGCTCCACCACTTTGCCTGTGAGCACATGGCCCTGATGAAGCTCTCCTGTGGGGACATCTCCCTAAACAAGACTGTGGGGCTCACTGTCCACATCTTCAACAAAGTCCTGGACATGCTGCTACTCGGAGCCTCCTACTCCCGCATTATCCATGCTGCGTTTCGAATTTCATCAGGCAGAGCACGTTCCAAGGCCTTGAACACCTGTGGCTCCCACCTGCTGGTCATCTTCACTGTCTGCTCTTCTACCATGTCCTCATCCATTGTCTACTGCATGGCCCGCACAGCCTCTCAGGACATGCACAACCTGCTCAGCGCCTTCTACCTGCTGCTTCCATGTCTGGTCAACCCCATCGTCTACGGGGCCAGGATCAAGGAAATAAGGCAGCACTTGGCAACTCTGGTCCAAAGGGCACAACTGCGGGTCCCCACTGAGAAgccccagtccctgccctcacatAGAGAGCATCCTGCCTGA